A single region of the Rhizobium grahamii genome encodes:
- a CDS encoding 3-hydroxyacyl-CoA dehydrogenase NAD-binding domain-containing protein, whose amino-acid sequence MNLAIKKRDGIAVVTVDNPPVNALSQALRQDLLTAAETLDHDSDVQAVVLICAGRTFIAGADVNEFGKPPMPPHLPDVVARIEASRKPWVAAIHGSALGGGLEIALGCRFRVAAASATLGLPEVRLGIVPGAGGTVRLPRLVGPALAADLVTTGKPISATEARSQGLVDALIEHDLEDGAVAFARSTLQHTLPLPLRERAVAAVDDGFWGTTTKAVAARSKREEAPLRALACVRKAAEVDFDAAMAFERETFLYLRGSSQAAALRHVFFAERGAARPPELAGVRARDVRSAAVVGGGTMGAGIAATLRDAGLPVILVERDESAVARGLANLKSIYDGAAKKGRISASAAAEKIGGVTGTTDYRALADTDLVIEAVFEDLDVKRQVFALLADNCREDAILATNTSYLNPQEIAAEIRGQDRFLGLHFFSPAHVMKLLEIVPTAGTAPEVLATAFSLARILGKIPVRAGICDGFIGNRILKVTRAQAERLLLSGATPAAVDAAMRTFGLPMGPFEAQDLGGLDIAGFQRRAARGRGETPFAPIADRLCEMERFGQKTGGGWYDYAKGDRTPQPSPVVASVIAEAARGLAQRDWSEEAIADCIILPVVNEAAAILDEGIALRATDIDLVKIHGYGFPRWRGGPMHYAEYRGLNDVVDRLEQLSRDGLATPPCDLLRRAAKAGGWAEINQG is encoded by the coding sequence ATGAACCTTGCCATCAAGAAGCGTGACGGAATCGCCGTCGTTACTGTCGATAATCCGCCGGTGAATGCGCTTTCGCAGGCACTGAGGCAGGATTTACTGACCGCCGCGGAGACGCTCGACCACGATAGCGATGTTCAAGCTGTGGTACTGATCTGCGCTGGCCGAACTTTCATCGCCGGGGCCGATGTCAACGAGTTCGGAAAGCCGCCAATGCCGCCGCATCTGCCTGATGTCGTTGCGCGGATCGAGGCATCCCGAAAGCCTTGGGTCGCCGCAATTCACGGCAGTGCGCTCGGTGGCGGCCTTGAAATTGCTCTCGGCTGTCGTTTCCGCGTAGCGGCCGCTTCTGCCACCCTCGGGTTGCCGGAAGTTCGGCTTGGCATCGTGCCGGGAGCCGGCGGCACCGTCCGGCTGCCGCGTCTTGTCGGCCCGGCGCTCGCCGCGGATCTTGTGACAACAGGAAAGCCGATCAGTGCAACGGAAGCCCGGTCGCAGGGTCTGGTGGACGCTCTTATTGAGCACGATCTCGAGGACGGTGCCGTCGCTTTCGCGAGGTCGACCTTGCAACACACGCTGCCGCTGCCGCTTCGAGAACGGGCGGTCGCTGCTGTCGACGATGGTTTCTGGGGGACGACGACGAAGGCTGTCGCGGCACGTTCCAAACGCGAGGAAGCGCCGCTGCGGGCACTCGCCTGCGTCAGGAAGGCAGCCGAGGTCGACTTCGATGCGGCAATGGCTTTCGAGCGGGAAACATTTCTTTACCTGCGCGGTTCATCCCAGGCGGCAGCGCTGAGGCACGTCTTCTTTGCCGAACGTGGAGCGGCGCGTCCGCCGGAGCTTGCCGGCGTCCGTGCGCGAGACGTCAGGTCCGCCGCGGTCGTTGGTGGGGGAACGATGGGAGCCGGGATTGCCGCAACGCTGCGGGACGCGGGCTTGCCGGTCATACTGGTTGAAAGAGATGAAAGTGCGGTCGCACGCGGTCTGGCCAATCTGAAATCGATCTACGACGGCGCGGCTAAGAAGGGCCGGATAAGCGCGAGCGCTGCGGCCGAAAAGATCGGTGGTGTGACAGGAACAACCGACTACCGGGCGCTAGCCGATACCGATCTCGTGATCGAGGCTGTTTTTGAGGATCTTGACGTCAAGCGGCAGGTTTTTGCGCTATTGGCTGACAACTGCCGCGAGGACGCAATTCTCGCAACCAACACCTCTTATCTCAATCCGCAGGAGATCGCCGCGGAGATCCGCGGTCAGGATCGCTTCCTTGGCCTGCATTTCTTCAGTCCTGCGCATGTCATGAAACTGCTTGAGATCGTGCCCACGGCAGGCACGGCGCCGGAAGTTCTCGCAACCGCTTTTTCATTGGCGCGCATTCTCGGGAAAATTCCAGTACGGGCCGGGATTTGTGATGGCTTCATCGGCAATCGCATCCTCAAGGTAACACGCGCGCAGGCAGAAAGGCTGCTGTTATCAGGAGCAACGCCGGCCGCAGTCGATGCGGCGATGCGGACTTTCGGATTGCCGATGGGGCCGTTTGAAGCGCAGGATCTCGGCGGACTCGATATTGCCGGCTTTCAGCGTCGGGCCGCGCGTGGTCGCGGCGAAACGCCGTTTGCGCCGATTGCCGACCGGCTGTGCGAAATGGAACGGTTTGGCCAGAAGACCGGCGGCGGATGGTACGATTACGCGAAGGGAGATCGAACCCCGCAACCTTCGCCAGTGGTGGCGTCGGTGATCGCTGAAGCTGCACGCGGATTGGCCCAACGGGACTGGAGCGAGGAGGCAATCGCGGATTGCATCATCCTGCCCGTCGTCAATGAAGCGGCCGCGATACTCGACGAGGGCATCGCACTCAGAGCTACCGATATCGACCTCGTGAAAATACACGGTTACGGTTTCCCCCGCTGGAGGGGTGGGCCGATGCACTATGCTGAATACCGCGGCCTGAACGATGTCGTCGATCGCCTTGAGCAGTTGTCGCGCGACGGGTTGGCGACGCCGCCATGCGATTTGCTGCGGCGCGCTGCGAAAGCAGGCGGGTGGGCGGAGATTAATCAGGGGTAA
- the paaN gene encoding phenylacetic acid degradation protein PaaN, translating to MDALFDRHQPTLAAALKAVRERGYWSAYPEIPSGKIYGETAKDDGLASYSARLGKPFALPGHPGTAHIGAEVSPFGPALGITYPAADVDTLIAASQAAGSAWAEASAEMRVGICIEVLARLNRMSFEIANAVMHTTGQAFAMAFQAGGPHAQDRGLEAVAYAYAEMTRTPAQAIWTKPQGKGEPIVLEKQWRIVPRGISLVIGCQTFPTWNSYPGLFASLATGNTIIVKPHPAAILPLAITVSVIRDVLAEQGFDPNVVLLAADAPAAEVTVDLVKNRAVSIIDYTGSNAFGDWVRRNAGEAQVYTEEAGVNSIVVAATDDFAGMCANIAFSLSLYSGQMCTAPQNIFVPRSGIETDQGHKSFDDVAGGIAAAIDELLADPARAAGVCGAIANPATVARIEAARGLGRVIRDSAPVTVGDVRTATPLIIAVDDDKTDAHEEERFGPIAFIVAVADAGAGIEKAASLARRKGAITAALYDNDEHRIDAAVDASAKAGVNLSINLTGGIFINQSAAFSDFHVTGANPAGNASLTDAAFVANRFRTVMWRRPKAA from the coding sequence ATGGATGCCCTTTTTGACCGCCACCAGCCGACGCTTGCTGCCGCCTTGAAGGCGGTGCGGGAGCGCGGTTATTGGTCGGCTTATCCTGAAATCCCAAGCGGAAAGATTTATGGCGAAACCGCCAAGGATGATGGTCTGGCATCCTATAGTGCCCGTCTCGGCAAGCCTTTCGCTCTGCCTGGTCACCCGGGGACAGCGCACATCGGCGCGGAAGTCTCGCCGTTCGGCCCAGCGCTGGGCATTACTTATCCAGCCGCCGATGTCGACACGCTGATTGCTGCCTCGCAGGCTGCTGGGTCCGCGTGGGCCGAGGCCTCGGCGGAAATGCGAGTCGGCATCTGCATCGAAGTTCTTGCCCGCCTCAATCGCATGAGCTTCGAAATTGCCAATGCTGTCATGCATACGACAGGGCAGGCTTTTGCCATGGCATTCCAGGCGGGCGGACCGCATGCTCAGGATCGTGGCCTAGAGGCGGTCGCCTATGCCTACGCAGAAATGACCCGCACGCCGGCACAGGCGATCTGGACCAAGCCGCAAGGCAAGGGTGAGCCGATCGTTCTGGAAAAGCAGTGGCGGATCGTGCCGCGCGGCATCTCGCTTGTCATCGGCTGCCAGACCTTCCCGACGTGGAACAGCTATCCTGGCCTTTTCGCCAGCCTGGCAACCGGCAACACCATCATCGTCAAGCCGCATCCGGCTGCAATCCTGCCGTTGGCGATCACCGTTTCCGTTATTCGTGACGTGCTCGCCGAACAGGGATTTGACCCCAATGTTGTGCTTCTGGCAGCGGATGCTCCGGCCGCTGAAGTCACCGTTGATCTCGTGAAGAATAGGGCCGTGTCGATCATCGATTATACGGGCTCGAATGCCTTCGGTGATTGGGTACGCCGGAATGCCGGCGAGGCGCAGGTCTACACCGAAGAGGCGGGTGTCAATTCGATCGTCGTCGCGGCGACGGACGACTTCGCTGGCATGTGCGCCAACATTGCATTCTCGCTCTCGCTCTACAGCGGCCAGATGTGCACCGCGCCGCAGAACATCTTCGTTCCAAGGAGCGGTATCGAGACCGATCAGGGCCACAAGAGCTTTGACGACGTCGCAGGGGGAATCGCAGCCGCGATCGACGAACTTCTTGCAGATCCGGCGCGCGCTGCCGGTGTCTGTGGCGCGATTGCCAATCCGGCGACCGTGGCACGGATCGAGGCAGCCCGCGGACTCGGAAGGGTCATTCGTGACTCCGCTCCCGTCACTGTCGGGGATGTGCGCACGGCAACGCCGCTCATCATTGCCGTCGATGACGATAAGACGGACGCTCATGAGGAAGAACGCTTTGGTCCGATCGCCTTCATTGTCGCGGTCGCTGATGCAGGCGCTGGTATCGAAAAGGCTGCAAGCCTTGCCCGCCGCAAGGGCGCGATCACCGCGGCGCTCTACGACAACGACGAGCACCGGATAGACGCTGCGGTCGACGCGTCTGCCAAGGCCGGCGTCAACCTCTCGATCAATCTGACGGGCGGCATCTTTATCAATCAGAGTGCTGCTTTCAGCGATTTCCACGTCACCGGCGCCAACCCGGCCGGCAATGCCAGCCTGACCGACGCCGCTTTCGTTGCCAACCGCTTCCGCACCGTCATGTGGCGTCGCCCGAAGGCGGCGTGA
- a CDS encoding aldehyde dehydrogenase family protein, whose product MTVHTATINGKPITGERSFSVLNPATGAEVARAPNMGLDELNAAVAAAKAAFPAWSAKSDQELQAACAAVTARIEAHAEEIAQLITLEQGKPLNGLGSRWEMGGTVAWAGYTTALSLPPKILQDNSEGQIELHRKPLGVVGSITPWNFPVMIAIWHVMPALRTGNTVVIKPSPLTPLATLRLVEIMNEVLPPGVLNIVTGDDGVFNIGAAMSAHPDISKIVFTGSCATGQKVMRSAAETMKRLTLELGGNDAGIVLPDADPQAIAEGLFWGAFINNGQTCAAMKRLYVHESIHDAVCDALVAYARNIPVGNGMEEGSVLGPVQNRMQFEKLSRLVRDARERGKVLLGGEPGEGLFFPPTIIAGLKNGDPLVDEEQFGPALPVIKYASVDEAIAFANDSANGLGGSVWSSDISAAKVVAGRMQCGSVWINKHGAIQPNAPFGGVKASGFGVEFAEEGLQEYTNIQVVFA is encoded by the coding sequence ATGACGGTTCACACGGCGACGATCAATGGAAAGCCGATCACCGGCGAGCGCAGCTTCAGTGTGCTGAATCCAGCCACGGGCGCCGAAGTCGCTCGGGCGCCGAACATGGGACTGGATGAGCTCAATGCTGCCGTAGCCGCCGCCAAAGCGGCCTTTCCGGCATGGTCGGCCAAGAGCGACCAGGAATTGCAGGCCGCTTGTGCGGCTGTCACGGCTCGCATCGAGGCACATGCCGAGGAGATCGCACAGCTGATTACCCTCGAGCAGGGTAAGCCGCTGAACGGTCTTGGCTCGCGCTGGGAGATGGGAGGAACGGTCGCCTGGGCAGGATACACGACGGCCCTCTCGCTGCCGCCGAAAATTCTTCAGGATAACAGCGAGGGCCAGATCGAGCTTCACCGCAAGCCGCTTGGCGTCGTGGGTTCGATCACGCCCTGGAATTTTCCGGTGATGATTGCGATCTGGCACGTCATGCCGGCGCTGCGCACCGGCAACACTGTTGTCATCAAGCCTTCGCCGCTGACGCCGCTCGCGACCCTTCGGCTGGTCGAAATCATGAACGAGGTTCTGCCGCCGGGTGTCCTGAATATCGTCACCGGCGATGATGGCGTGTTCAATATCGGCGCGGCAATGTCCGCGCACCCCGATATCAGCAAAATCGTCTTTACCGGTTCCTGCGCTACGGGGCAGAAAGTCATGCGCTCGGCCGCCGAGACCATGAAGCGCCTGACGCTCGAGCTTGGAGGTAACGACGCAGGGATCGTTCTGCCCGACGCCGACCCGCAGGCGATTGCCGAGGGCCTGTTCTGGGGCGCCTTCATCAACAACGGCCAGACCTGCGCGGCGATGAAACGCCTCTACGTCCATGAATCGATCCACGACGCTGTCTGCGACGCGCTCGTCGCTTATGCACGCAACATTCCGGTCGGTAACGGCATGGAGGAAGGCAGCGTTCTCGGCCCGGTGCAGAACCGCATGCAGTTCGAAAAGCTGTCGCGCCTCGTCCGAGATGCCAGGGAGCGCGGCAAGGTGTTGCTTGGTGGCGAGCCGGGCGAAGGCCTGTTCTTCCCGCCGACCATCATTGCCGGCCTGAAGAACGGCGACCCGCTCGTCGACGAGGAGCAGTTCGGGCCGGCGCTTCCGGTCATCAAATACGCGAGTGTCGACGAGGCGATCGCATTTGCAAACGACAGCGCCAACGGTCTCGGCGGCTCGGTCTGGTCGTCCGACATTTCAGCGGCGAAGGTGGTTGCAGGGCGCATGCAATGCGGTTCTGTCTGGATCAACAAGCATGGCGCAATTCAGCCGAACGCTCCGTTCGGCGGCGTGAAAGCCTCCGGTTTCGGCGTCGAATTCGCCGAGGAGGGGCTGCAGGAATACACGAATATCCAGGTGGTGTTCGCTTGA
- the paaG gene encoding 2-(1,2-epoxy-1,2-dihydrophenyl)acetyl-CoA isomerase PaaG, translated as MSESDTVLSAFADGVLTLTLNRPDKLNAFNEEMHLALRAGFERAHQDASVRSVLLTGAGRGFCAGQDLGDRDPRKGGAAPDLGRTIELFYNPLIRLIRTLEKPVICAVNGVAAGAGANIALACDITLAARSARFIQAFAKIGLVPDSGGTWSLPRLLGEARAKALALTAEPLDAETAANWGLIWKTVNDATLLDEATALAAKLAAGPTKGLGMTKRAIQAAATNSLDEQLELERDLQREAGRSTDYAEGVAAFLEKRKPEFKGQ; from the coding sequence ATGTCCGAATCCGACACCGTCCTATCGGCCTTTGCCGATGGCGTTCTCACGCTGACGCTCAACCGGCCCGACAAGCTCAACGCCTTCAACGAAGAGATGCATCTGGCACTGCGAGCCGGCTTCGAACGCGCGCATCAGGATGCATCAGTGCGTTCAGTGCTTCTTACCGGCGCCGGGCGTGGCTTCTGTGCAGGACAGGATCTTGGTGACCGCGACCCGCGCAAGGGCGGAGCGGCGCCGGACCTCGGGCGGACGATCGAGCTCTTCTATAACCCGCTGATCCGCCTGATCAGGACACTTGAGAAACCTGTCATCTGTGCGGTCAACGGCGTTGCCGCGGGCGCAGGCGCCAATATCGCACTTGCATGCGATATCACGCTGGCAGCGCGCTCAGCGCGCTTCATTCAGGCCTTCGCCAAGATCGGTCTCGTGCCCGATTCCGGTGGCACCTGGAGCCTGCCTCGCCTCCTCGGTGAAGCGAGGGCCAAGGCTTTGGCGCTGACAGCCGAACCACTCGACGCAGAGACGGCAGCCAATTGGGGCCTCATCTGGAAAACGGTCAATGATGCCACGCTTCTCGACGAAGCAACGGCTCTGGCCGCCAAACTCGCTGCCGGACCGACAAAAGGCCTTGGCATGACCAAGCGCGCCATCCAGGCGGCAGCGACCAACTCGCTGGATGAGCAACTCGAACTCGAGCGCGATCTGCAACGCGAAGCGGGACGCAGCACCGATTATGCCGAGGGCGTGGCCGCGTTCCTTGAAAAGCGGAAACCGGAGTTCAAGGGGCAATGA
- a CDS encoding helix-turn-helix domain-containing protein translates to MQSLVTPVHTPMAVEDLEARIRKACGAFDLEPMAPTGIVAGDVSTRRIGFFDTVVVALDARHVARGARAIRQDPGEHLFLLIQDEGHCRIDQGERSTRLSPGDMFLVDSVQPSSFVYDGARSNQLSIHMPRAEMVHRFGAMCTGGIAFSQSDPLWLAMRAVITKLLEEPLATQQLSEALLSLMGAYLQGMERGEQPRSGQTLLSRALAMIDLNCADPTFGASELARRLNVSERMLQRHFEALGETPRHRLLNRRLELARTRLTTTSSKNGIAGIAYDCGFNDLSYFYREFRKKYGLTPGSAVRCH, encoded by the coding sequence ATGCAGTCGTTGGTCACACCGGTTCACACGCCGATGGCGGTGGAGGATCTTGAAGCCAGGATACGCAAGGCCTGCGGCGCGTTCGATTTGGAGCCAATGGCGCCAACCGGCATCGTCGCGGGCGACGTTTCCACGCGGCGGATCGGTTTTTTTGACACGGTCGTCGTCGCGCTTGACGCTCGCCATGTGGCGCGCGGTGCGCGGGCAATACGCCAGGATCCGGGTGAGCATCTTTTTCTGCTGATCCAGGATGAGGGCCACTGCCGGATCGATCAGGGTGAACGTTCCACCCGCCTGTCGCCCGGCGACATGTTTTTGGTCGATTCTGTCCAGCCATCGTCCTTTGTCTATGACGGTGCGCGCTCAAACCAGCTTTCAATTCACATGCCACGCGCCGAAATGGTGCACCGCTTCGGCGCCATGTGCACGGGCGGTATCGCCTTCAGCCAGAGTGACCCACTCTGGTTGGCGATGCGCGCGGTAATCACGAAGTTGCTTGAGGAGCCCCTGGCCACGCAGCAGTTGAGCGAGGCACTGCTCAGCCTGATGGGCGCATATCTTCAGGGAATGGAGAGAGGCGAACAGCCGCGCTCCGGGCAGACTCTTCTTTCCCGTGCTCTGGCGATGATCGACCTCAACTGCGCGGATCCGACGTTCGGTGCCAGCGAATTGGCGCGGCGCTTGAATGTGTCCGAACGCATGCTGCAGCGACATTTCGAGGCGCTCGGCGAGACACCACGCCATCGCCTCCTCAATCGCCGGCTGGAACTCGCCAGAACGCGCCTGACAACTACCAGCTCCAAGAATGGCATCGCCGGAATTGCCTATGACTGCGGGTTCAACGACCTTTCCTATTTCTATCGCGAGTTTCGGAAGAAATATGGTCTGACGCCGGGCAGCGCCGTCCGCTGTCATTGA